TTGGTCTTGGTCCTACCCGTGCATCAGCATTGCAATGAGTTTTCTTGTCTTTCACAACTACATCCGTATGTGAAAGAGTAATGAAGGCTTACTTATAACTTTCCCGCCACAATTCGGGTTGCTTGCAGGCAATGATAATACATTCTTCGTGTAGATGTCAATTGAATATTATAAAGAATCAGCGCAAAGTTGTAGAAGCTATAAACGGTGGGAGACTCGGAAGACCTACCAATCAATTCACAATTTACTAAACATTTGTGGATCCAATTCTATCGCCTTTCTAAAGTCTCTAAGAGCAAGATTAGTTTTACCTTTTTCGCGGTAAACAGTGCCTCGCCCTAAGTACGCTTTGGCATAGTCCGATTTGTGGACTATCGCTTTGTCATAGTCTTCAATAGCTTTATGAAATTCCTTTTTGATAAAGTAAGCAGTACCACGATCGCAATAGGCTTCAGCATAGCCCGATTTGTGGACTATCGCTTTGTCATAATTTTCAATAGCAGATTCTATTTCATTTCTGGCGAGATAAATAATAGCACTATTGCGATAGGCTTCAGCATAATTTGGTCGAAACTTTATTGCTGCAGTATAGTCAAGAATAGCCTTGTCAATTTCGCCATTTTCGCGGTAGGCGACACCTCGATTATTATAGGCTTCAGCAAAGTCGGGTTTGAGTTGTATAGCCTCACTTAAATCTTTAATAGCAAGGTTGATACTACCTTTATTACAGTAAGCAGTACCGCGATTGTAATAAGCTTGAGCATAATTTCGGTTCATGTCTATCGCTTTGTTATAGTCTTTGATCGCAAGATTAACCTTGCCATTTCTCTCGTAAGCATTGCCTCGATTGTTATAGGCTTGGGCAGATTTTGGTTTAAGTTGTATAGCTTTATTCAAATCCTTGATAGCCTTATTAATTTCCCCCCTATCACTGTAAATAGCACCACGATTGTAGTAGGCATCAACATAATTTGGATCCAACTCTATTACCTTACTCAAATTTTTAATGGCTTTTTCAAAGTCCCCTTTTTCCCGATAAGCACTCCCACGGTTGTAATAGGCATCGGTAAAGTCAGTTTTGAGTTTCATAGCCTCGGTAAAGTCTGTAATAGCCTTGTCAAACTCGCCTTTTTTCCCATACGCCGTACCGCGACCACAATAAGCATTAGCATACCCATGTTTCAGTCGTATAGCCTCGGTAAAGTCTGTAATAGCCTTGTCAAACTCGCCTTTTTCGGTGTAAGCCGTGCCGCGATTATAATAGGCTCCGGAATGATCTGGTTCCAGTTCCATTGCCCTATTAAAATCTACAAGGGCTTTGTCAAATTGGTGTCTTTTACCGTAAGCAGCACCGCGATTGTTATATGCATTTGCATAAAGCGGGTTGAGATCCATAGCATCTGAGTAGGCCGCTATTGCCATGTCTAATTGCCCAAACATCATTAGAGCATTTCCGAATTGGAATGCCAACTTAGAATGCAGTTCTTTTTCAGATATATCGGACGACGGATCCTCCTGAACCTGCTTTTTATCTATGGCTTTTCGGATACCATTCACCACATTTTGCCAGCCTTCACTCTTATCCTCCCATTTGGTAATGGGCAAGCCTTTGTCAGGAAGAGCTTGAAAATCACTTAGTTGATGATTTAACCAATCGCAATGCTCAAGGATGATTGGAATAACCCTTATCTCTGCATTTAATGCCGCTGCCAATTTTTTATTACAGTTTTCAGAGTCAAGGCTATGAGCAGAAGTCACATAAAGCAGAAGGTCGGAGTCCGCCAGATCACTGAAAATAGCATCACGCCATTTGTCGCCCGGTTGGATTTCGTTGTCATGCCAGATGCTAATTATACCTTCACGTTTCAGAAGGGCAAGACGCGTTATCAACTCGTCCTTTTCTGTTGTATTTTTATGCGAGTAGGTAATAAAAATCTTTAAAGGTTTACTCACGACTCCTCTCCTCTACAATGTGAGCTACTTGAGGGTAATAATAACATGCAAGGTGAACAGATGTCAAGTAAACCTAACAAGGCAGACAGAACACACATTTTATCTGACTTTGAAGCGGTTGAAAGAGTGGATCTGAGGTACGGTATACGCTGTGCGCCTACTATTTTTAGGTTAGCGTTGCAGTTCGTAGGATAATCCGATCCTTTGTCCAATTATCGCGATACCACGTACACGCCTCAAAGGTATCGTTGAGCACATCCATGCGCTGCTGCAACATCGCTCGGAATTGCTCTCGGAGTTCGGTCAATTCGGGTTCGTCAATCAGGTTATGGGTTTGGAACGGGTCAGCAATATTATCGAAGAGTTTCTCACTTCGATCCGGACGATGGACGGCGTAGGTGTGTTGCTTTGTGCGGAGCGCACGCCACTCATACCCGTCCTCCCATTTGGCGGTACATCCCATTCCTTGCATGAACGCTGCATCCGGTTCATGAGCAGGTCTGTCAAACGCAGCGTCGCTGAGATCCGTCCCTTCAACAGCCTCTGGAATCGGTAAATCCATCATCGACAGTAGTGTCGGCATGATGTCGGGTGTGTTCAAGCATGCATCTGAGACATGATCCTCCGGAACCTGCCCCTGCCACCGAACAAGGAACGGAACACGCACCGCTTCCTCATAAAAGATGTTTTTTGCACGGCGCCCCTGTGCGCCGAACATTTCGCCGTGATCAGAAGTGAACACAAAGATTGTGTTATCTCGCAAACCGAGGTCATCAACGGCTTGTAGCAACCGTCCTATATTCCTATCCAGATTCGCGGTCATCGCATAATAAACACGCATCCACTCAGGGAGCGCAGCACGCTCCGCCTCGGACATAATAGCCCACGTATCGCCGTAAGGGTCATTTTCGTCGCGATAGTTTGGCGGTAACGGGAAGTCAACGTCTCGGAAATTCTCATAATCAGCGGTTGGAACGTTGTCCTGTGTCCAAGGATCGTGCGGTGTCCCGATTGAAAGGAAAAGTGCGAACGGATTATCGCTCGTTGATGTCCGTTGCAGGTAATCAATCGCCATATCCGTTTGACCGTCGGGTTCATACCCCGGAAGTACAATCTTTTCAGGTGAGTCTTTGTGGTAAGATGCATCAAAGTACAGGTGATGAAAATTGTAAGCCGACCACTCGCCATCGAAACCGAGTCGATGGCGTCCGGGCGGAATGTAAGAATTCTTGGGGTCGTTGTGTCTCCCCAATTGATTTGCCCACAGATGCCATTTCCCGATGTAGCTTGTCTGGTAATCGTTGCGATGCAAAACATGACCGAAACAGTCATGATTCGGGTTCATGCGGAGCTCATTAATCG
This window of the Candidatus Poribacteria bacterium genome carries:
- a CDS encoding tetratricopeptide repeat protein — its product is MSKPLKIFITYSHKNTTEKDELITRLALLKREGIISIWHDNEIQPGDKWRDAIFSDLADSDLLLYVTSAHSLDSENCNKKLAAALNAEIRVIPIILEHCDWLNHQLSDFQALPDKGLPITKWEDKSEGWQNVVNGIRKAIDKKQVQEDPSSDISEKELHSKLAFQFGNALMMFGQLDMAIAAYSDAMDLNPLYANAYNNRGAAYGKRHQFDKALVDFNRAMELEPDHSGAYYNRGTAYTEKGEFDKAITDFTEAIRLKHGYANAYCGRGTAYGKKGEFDKAITDFTEAMKLKTDFTDAYYNRGSAYREKGDFEKAIKNLSKVIELDPNYVDAYYNRGAIYSDRGEINKAIKDLNKAIQLKPKSAQAYNNRGNAYERNGKVNLAIKDYNKAIDMNRNYAQAYYNRGTAYCNKGSINLAIKDLSEAIQLKPDFAEAYNNRGVAYRENGEIDKAILDYTAAIKFRPNYAEAYRNSAIIYLARNEIESAIENYDKAIVHKSGYAEAYCDRGTAYFIKKEFHKAIEDYDKAIVHKSDYAKAYLGRGTVYREKGKTNLALRDFRKAIELDPQMFSKL
- a CDS encoding sulfatase: MSRSTSTMQQPNLIYVFADQLRYQSCGYAGDTRARTPNIDKFATEGANFCNAVSGSPMCAPYRASLFTGKYASSTGMAINELRMNPNHDCFGHVLHRNDYQTSYIGKWHLWANQLGRHNDPKNSYIPPGRHRLGFDGEWSAYNFHHLYFDASYHKDSPEKIVLPGYEPDGQTDMAIDYLQRTSTSDNPFALFLSIGTPHDPWTQDNVPTADYENFRDVDFPLPPNYRDENDPYGDTWAIMSEAERAALPEWMRVYYAMTANLDRNIGRLLQAVDDLGLRDNTIFVFTSDHGEMFGAQGRRAKNIFYEEAVRVPFLVRWQGQVPEDHVSDACLNTPDIMPTLLSMMDLPIPEAVEGTDLSDAAFDRPAHEPDAAFMQGMGCTAKWEDGYEWRALRTKQHTYAVHRPDRSEKLFDNIADPFQTHNLIDEPELTELREQFRAMLQQRMDVLNDTFEACTWYRDNWTKDRIILRTATLT